In Criblamydia sequanensis CRIB-18, the DNA window GGTTACGACAGACGCTGCCGTAATTTAAGTCCTGATGAGATTAAAGCTAATGAGGACCTTGGAAAACCTTTCGTTATTCGCTTAAAAGTGCCTTTAACAGGCGATTGCGTCTATCAAGATGCCATTAAAGGAAGAATTTCTAACCCTTGGGCAGATGTTGATGATCAGGTTCTCTTAAAATCCGATGGGTTTCCAACTTATCATCTTGCGAATGTCGTCGATGACCATTTAATGAAAATCACACACGTTATCCGAGGCGATGAGTGGATGAGCTCAACTCCAAAACATATCCTTCTTTATGAGCATTTCGGATGGAAAGCCCCTGAATTTATGCATATGCCGCTCCTTCTTGGCATTGACGGGAAAAAATTATCAAAGAGAAAGAACCCGACCTCTATATTCTTTTATCGAGATTCAGGGTTTCTCCCCGAGGCTTTTATGAATTTTCTAACTCTAATGGGCTATAGCATGCCGGGAGATAGAGAAATTTATTCTTTGGATGAGATTATCAAAGAATTCGACAAAAACAGAATCGGTGTTTCAGGCGCGGTTTTTGATATAAGCAAGCTTGAGTGGTTAAACCAGCAATACCTAATCAAGAATATCCCTGAAGAAGACCTCTGGAAACGTATTCAGGAGTGGTCCTTTAATGAAACTTTTATGAAGAAGCTCATGCCGCTTATTCACACAAGGATCAAAACCTTTAGTGAATTTATGGAACTCTGCGACTTCTTTTTTGTCTCCCATCTAAAGCTTTCACCGGATCTTTTTACCATAAGAGAAGGAAATAGCGAATTATCAGCTGCTCTTTTGCAAGCCATGATTTGGAAACTTGACGAACTAGAAAATTGGGGGAGCGCAGGCGTTAATCAAGCGTCTCATTTTCTAGCTGAAAAATTCCAGGTCCATCATAAAAAAAGCATGATGAAACTTCTTTATGGCGCCGTTATGGGCAAGCCTCAAGGCCCCCCTCTTTTTGACTCGTCAGAAATTTTAGGAAAAGACAGGTTAAGGGCAAGACTTTTAAAAGCTATAGAATTTTTGGGCGGAATTTCCAACAAAAAAATGGCGCTTTTAAAAAAATGCTGGGATCAGAATAACCTTGAGCCCTTTTTAAGCGATGTAAAGTCAGCTAAGTAATTCTTATGAGCACACTAATAGCTATCAAATATGCGATTCTAGTTTTAGTTTTAGTCTTAACGTTGTTTTTCATACGAGGCTTCACTAAAAACTTAAGAAGGCGGGCCGACTCAAGGCCCGGCATTTTTCTAAAGAGCTTTAGTCTTGCACTGGATAAGATGGCGCCGATTTCCATTTTGCTATTGTGCCTCTCTATTTTTTTAGATGATTTAAGAAGCACCTACCCTCAGTTTTTTTCATTCGCCCCTTTAAGTTTTACTTCAATTACAGCCCTTATACTTCTTGGTTTCTTTTTTCAAAAATTTAAAAAAAATGCCCTTTCCCTTTTTTTTACAAAAAGCCGCAAAGGTCAAACATCCTACCCGATTACACGAGTTGACACCCTTAGCAAGCTTATCTCGATCGGATTTTATTTTGTTCTCGCATTATTTCTCTTAGATGCTTTTGGATATAGCGCCAACACCCTTTTAACCATCGGGGGAGTTGGTGCCGCCTTTATCGGATTTGCCATAAAAGACTTTGCCGCAAACTTTTTTGGAGGCATCGTCATTTATCTGACACAACCTTTTGGAGTGGGTGATCAAATTATTATAAAGCAAAAAGAGGTAAAAGGCGAAGTCCAAGAAATCGGCTGGTATTTAACCCTTGTGATAGATGAAGAAAAGCAGCCCTTGCATATCCCGAATTCCCTTTTCTCAAATAGCATTGTCGTAACGCCTTCAAGAAGAAGCCATCGTTTAATTAAAGAAGTCCTCTATATTCCTCATTCCTATTTCGGCATCACTTACTCTTTGATTGAAGAAATCAATTCTCTGCTTAAGACCTTTGATAAGATTGACCCAAATCTTCGGCATGAAGCTTTCTTTTCAGGGTGCGAGCCGACTTCTTGCAAAATTGAAATCATGGCCTATACAGAAGTAGCCTCTCTTCAAGAATACCATTCCATTAAGCAACACCTTCTAAAAGCCACTTTTGACATCATAGAGAAACAAGGCGCGAAGTTAAGCGAACCAACCTTAAAAGTTTCCTTCGATTCTCCAATTAATTTTAATAAATAACTTTCAAACCTTTAGCCAAAGGCTCTTCTTAATAATGTTTAATGAACTAATTTCGAATTTGTCCTTTTGGCTGCCTTACATTCCCTACATCTTTTTTGCTCTTTTACTCTTAGCGGGTATTAATATTCCGATAAGCGAGGACATCATTTTGCTTACAGGCGGAATGATTGCTAATCGTTATATGCCTGAGCAAACTTACTGGCTCTATGGCTGGCTTTTCGCCGGATGCTTAATATCCGGATGGGAGGCTTACGGAATAGGGAGGTATTTCGGCCCTAAATTATTTGATTATAGATTTTCAAAGCATATTGTGACACCGCTTAGAGTCGAATCTTTGGGGCGGCTTTTTCATCGCTTCGGTATTTTTACATTTTTAATTGGAAGATTTATCCCGGGCGGGGTAAGAAATGCTTTGTTTATGTCCTCAGGACTTTGCAGAATGCCTTTCTCATTATTTCTTATAAGGGATGGGGTAGCTTGTCTTCTTTCAACTTCTGTTACATTTTCGCTTGGATACATTTTCGCGGGAAATTATGAAGCTATTATTTCATTTTTTAAAACGTATAATAACATTGTAATCTTAACAATTTTATTTTTGATAATAGCGTTTGTACTATATCGATTTATAAAGAAAAAAAATCATCAGATCTCTAAATAGTAATTTAAGGAAAGTGCATTTAGAGTTAATATTATTTGCAAAAGCTTAAGAGAATTTCTCCAAAACAACAAAAGCCTGATTTAATTTATCGATGCTGACCATTCCAAATTTAATATCGCTTTTACGGCTTCCCCTCGCAATCCTATTTGTATTCAGCGGAAGTTTTTTTAGAGCTGTAGTCCTTATCCTAGCTGCTTTCTCTGATTTTCTAGACGGTTTTATCGCGAGGCGCTATTCCACTACGAGCCGCTATGGGACTTTAATTGACCCGGTCATGGATAAATTATTTGTGATCATTGTTTTAGCAACACTCATACAAGAATCCTCTCTTGAACCTTGGGAAATAGCAAGCTTGCTTTGTAGAGATATTTCGGTATTTATTTTTGGGATTTACCTTATTTTGACAGGAAAGCTTGAAAGTTATCGATTAAGATCAATTTGGTCGGGAAAAGTGACAACCGCCCTTCAATTTGTTGTCTTATTCTTGATGACTCTTGGAATTACCCCCTCTCCTTTTGTCTTTAGCATCTTTATTTTGCTTGGGCTAGCCGCTCTTTTTGAGCTCTACCTGACAAGCCGCTTTGAGATGCGTCAAGATGAAATCTCATAAATAGAAAAGACGCTTTATATAATCGCTTAACCTGGAAACATCGACCCCTCACCTTTAGGCAAAAGATTCAAATATTTTAGAAACAACATCTTCTTGCGTCAAATTTTGATTAGAAAGAAAGACTAAGGAGGCATTGAATCCCTGATTACCTCCCCTAATCCGTTAAGCAAGCGCTACAGTTAAGCTTATAGAAACAATTTTACTATGATTGTAAGCAAGATGCCACGCAGTATAAAAGCCAAGATAAATAAAACCGTTTTCTATCTAAAAACCGTTCTATTTATCTTGGCTTTTTTGAAAGAGTGATACTCCCCAATAAGTTAGTCGCTTGATGCTTCATTTTACACATTTGATTTGCTAAATGTGTCCTTTCTCCATCAAAGCGTCAGTTCGATCTCTATTTAAGCATTTGCAACAGCGGGAGGCTTTTCTTCTTTAGCCCCTTCACTGATAAGATCAGTTTTCTCACCGCTTACTTTCTCAGCAAACATACGGCCAAGAGCCTTCACAGCAACAATCCAACCGGTAATAGAGCCCATAATGATGACGGCTACATAAGGAGCGCTAGAAGAAAGGCTTCCAAAGACGAGGAGAAGACCTTGATGGAGCAATGAACCCCCTGATTTTCCAAGCCTTGAACCAATGCCATCGATCGCAGCCTTCCCTTTCAACTTGCTCTCATGGCTTAGCGGAATAAAGGTAATTTCTTTAGTCGCATCAAAAACTGAGTACTTCATGGCTTTACTCAAGCAGTTTTGCGCAGCTCCAAAATAGACGGCAATTGCAAGAGGGGTAAGGCCTGTCATTAACACCGCGTAGTCTGCTAAATGTTCTTGGAAGATCATAAAGGTGAAAAACCCGCCGCAAGTGATCAGCATCATAACGGGAGTGATAAGGGCTGTTTTTGTCCAACCAAACCTGGCTATGATCTGCGCCATAAAAATAGAGACCATTGTGGAGACAATACCCATAATTGAAGTTAAGTTATTAAGAAACTGGTTTACTTCTGTCGGGGATTTAAATTGAGCTCTCAGCCTGTCTTTCCAGACCACTTCAGCCAAGTTTATTGTCAGGTTATAAGCTACGACTAAGACAGCGATGCAAATAAGATACTTAGAGTTGGAAAGGTAAGAGAAGCTGTCCTTAATAGAGGATTTTCTTTTTGACTTTTTTAACTCTAATTTGGATTTATGAAATTCATCAAAGGAAGGGTCATTTAAGACATTTTTATTCATCCAGCGAAACATGGCCATAATAGCGATGCTTGTAACCGTGATAACAAGAACTAGAACCATCATGGTCTGTTCCCAGCTGCTTGATCCAAATGGAATTGAAGGGTTGAATTCATCCCCAAGAGATACAAAGTTTGCAGCTTGCCCCGCAGCTATGGCCGCAAGGTTTGAGAAAATGCTAAAAACACTATAAAAACGCCTCGCCACCTGAATTTTAGTCACTTCATTGGCAAATCCCCAGAAGAGAACAGACATCACAATTGTTGTCCAAAGCTCGCAAAGGACATAAAATAAAGTAAAAGTCCAGTGGCATAGCATGGAAACAAGCCCTTTGAAGCCTGCAGGAAGAATTCCTTGAAGCGTATCTGCAAGACCGTGAGGGTGAAGAGTCTCCCTTAGCGGGTAGAGAACAAAAGCGAAAAGAAGGTATCCGCAAGAAAAAACTGAAATAATGATATAAAAGACTTTTTCTTGACTAAAGCGATTGCTAAGTTTAGTGAAGACGAGAGTAGAAATGATAGCGGCCGGCAGCATGACCCAAAGTTTAATAAAGGGGATAACCTCGGCTCCTGAAGCTGTAATGACAATCGAATCTTTTAAGCTTCTAAGAATGCTGTAGTTAAAACATACAAAAAAAAGAATGAACACCATAGGTAGAAGCATGCGAAGTTCATGGCGATAAATAGGCCAGATAAAAGAACGCAACTTGCTAAATTCCCTATCAACTGATTGGTTCATGAGAAACCTTTTTTACAATAAATAAATTATAAACTTTTCAAAAAATTTTTTCAACAAAATCTTTATAAATTTTTGTTAAAAAAGTAAGGTTAATAAGCTAAAAACATTAAATATAGTTTACTAAAAATAAAAAAGATAGCCCTCTTTCGAAGGCTACCCGTAAAAATCAAATAAACTAGCTATACGCTCTCTTTTAAGCGGTCTGCTCTTTGGGTTGTTTCAAAGCTCCCCTTTCTCCGGATCCGGTCAATAGAGCAAATTCTTTACCTAAAAGGTAGGTTGCCCCTCCCCAGATAGCGATTACTATAAAAAGGAACACGCTAACAATCGGCGCACTTGCAGTAATGGTTGAAAAAAGAATCAAGAGAGTTTGATAAATCACAGAACCCCCTGATTTTCCAAGTCTTGAACAAAGCCCATCCACAACCGCTTTGCCCTTAATTTTACTTTCCGCACTTAAAGGAACAAAGGCCATTTCTCGAGTGGCGTCAAAAACAGTGTATTTTGCCCCCCGGCTTAAAATATTTTGCATGGAACCAAAGAAAACTACAAGCGCCAAAGGAGAGAATCCCATTCCAATTAAAGTGGCAGGGCTGAATTCTTTGAGAAAAAAACTTCCGAAAAATCCAATGCTTGAAATAAAGAGGATAACCGGAGTTAGAAGCGCTGTAAAGGACCACCCTAGCTTTCTAATTGAATTGCCTGAGATAAAAAGGGCTGTAAATGTAGCAATCGCACCGATAATTGTAGACACATGGTTCATGTAAAGATTGTAGTCTTTAGGATCTGGAAAAAGCGCATGAACTTCATGTTTCCATAAAACTTCCACAAAATTGATGACGATATTGTAGGCGATGACAATCAAAGCAATATAGACTAAATAACTTGAGTTCCAGAGGTATCGAATGCTTGCTCTCATAGAGATTTTTCCGCGCACCTTGACATCTTGCCCGAGCATTCCGGGTTCTGCAAAGAGCGGGTCTGTGAGGACTTGTTTGTTAAACCAGCGAAAGAGCAGCATCGCGAGAATCCCTGAAAGAATTACTAAGCCTACAAGGATCATCATTGACTGTTCCCAGGCATCCTTGCCGAAAGGCAAATTAGGGTTGTATTCTTGGCTGCATATAATAACGGAAGCGTAGCCTGCCACAACACCCGAGAAATTTGCCCCGACTCCAAAAAGACCGTAGAATCTTGCCGCCTCCCCAAGTCTTGTGACTTGATTGGCAAATCCCCAAAAGAGCATCGATAAAATAATATTGCTCCAAAGTTCGCTCATCACATAAAAAGTCGTGCAAGTCCAATTGCGGTACATCGCGATGAAACCTTTTAAACCAAGCGGTAAAATTGCTTGGAGTTGATCGGCCGTCTGATTGGGATGGAGGGAATCTTTAGCGGGATAGATGATAAAGGTAAAAATGAAATAGTAAGCCAGGAAGAGACTCATCATAATATAAAACACGTATTCGAGTTTCATTTTATTTGAGAGTCTTGTAAATAAGAATGTGATTAAAATAGAAGCCGGGAACATAACCCAGACTTTGATAAAAGGGATGACTTCAGCCCCTGAAGACTTGGCCGTAACTACAACGGCGTCTTTCATTGTCCTTAAAACATTGTAATCGAAAGTAATTAGAAAGAAGATGGCGAGTAGTGGAATGAGTTTACGCAACTCATAATTATGGATTGGCCATAAAAAACTGCGCCATTTACCGAATTCTTGGGCAGTTTCGGTAGCTTTCATTGGCGGCACTCCTTGCGCTTGTGTACGCGCGTCTTCATTTTTAAAGACATTGACCAAATCCTTGAAGATCTTCTTCAAGACAATCCTTTTTAAAAGGAATTATTTACTTTTGTGAGAAAGATTTTATCTTTTTTCATTTTTAATCACAATAGCTTTCTTTACTGCCTCTTTAAAAAGAAAAAGTTTTTTTTATTTTTTTAAAGCCTCCAATCCGGGTAAGGTTCCTTTCTCTATAAATTCAAGCGATGCGCCGCCGCCTGTAGACATATGAGTGATTTTAGACCCCAATTTAAAGGAGTTGATAGCGGCAATCGTATCTCCACCACCTACAATAGACAGTTTTGCAGATTCAATAACCGCCTTTGCGATTTCAAAAGTGCCAAGTGAAAAGGACGCAATTTCAAAAATACCAAAAGGTCCGTTCCAAAAAATAGTTTTTGCGCGTGAAATTAATGAAGTAAAATGTTGAATGGTTTTAGGCCCGATATCAACCCCCATCATTCCATCCGGTATCCCAACGGAATTAGGAGCGACTTTTTTTTGAGCATCGTTTGATAGATGATCGACAATAATGCTATCTTCGGGAAGATAAATAGGTACGTTTTTTGCTTTCGCTTCTTCTAAAGTTCTCCTCGCTTCCTCAAGAAGATCCTCTTCACAAATCGAAGATCCGATTTTAACTCCATAGGCTTTTAAAAAAGTATAAGCCATACCCCCGCCGATGATGATGCCATCCACATGGGAGAGAAGAGATTTTATAACGCCAAGCTTGCTTGAAACTTTTGCACCCCCGATTAGAGCAAGATAAGGTCTCTCCGGATTTTTTAAAGCCTTTTCAAGAAAGGAGACTTCTTTTTCCAGAAGAAAACCGGCTGCCTTTTTTTTATAAAGCCCGGCTAAAGGAACAATGGAAGCATGAGGTCTATGGGAAGACCCAAAAGCATCATTCACGTAAATATCGCCAAGCTCGGCCAATTTCTTTGCAAACCCGGGATCTTTTTCCGGCTTTTCCTCACCTTCATGAAAACGTAGATTCTCAAGCAAAAGGACTTCTTTGGGCTTTAAATTTTTAGCTGCATTAAGGGCTTCATCGCTTACGCAATCATCAATAAAGCGAACCTTTCTTTTTATCAGCTTTTCCAAATCTTTGGCGCAAGGCTTTAAGGATAATTTAGAGTCCTTTCCTTTCGGGCGCCCCATATGGCTTAATAAAATAAGGGAGCCTCCTTCATTAAGGACATGCTCAATTGAAGGCAAAGTCTCCTGAATCCTTGTATCGTCAAGAATATTTCCGGAATCATCAAGCGGAACATTAAAATCCACTCTCATGACCACTTTTTTTCCTCTAACATTCACATCTTCAAGGTTTAAAATTCCATCCATTTACGTTTATTCCCCTTAAAAAATTTGTTAGAGATTGTCGAATTAATAAACGATTGGCAAAGTAGCTGTCAAGTGAGTAACCTTAAGCGAGGCTTTCAAAATTCAAATGAAATATGAAGTTCAAAGAAAAGAGTATACCAAAAGGACCCTGGATCAAAATGAGCTTGGAGAAGACCCTTTAAAAGCCCTTTCCTCATGGCTTCAAGAAGCCTTTGACCTTTCTTTGCTGGAGCCGAATGCGGCAGTTTTAGCCACTGCAAATAAACTTGGCAGGCCGACAAGCAGATCTATTCTAATTAAAGAAATTGATGATGAGGCCTTATTTTTCTATACCAATTTGGAAAGTCGAAAAGCTTCCGATTTGAAGGAAAACCCTTATGCTTCCCTAACATTTCTTTGGAAAGAGCTAGAGCGGCAAGTGACCCTTGAGGGAAAAGTTTTCCTTCTTTCGAGAGAAGAATCCTTTTCTTACTTTAAAACCAGGCCAAGGGAAAGCCAGCTTGCCGCTTGGGCCTCTTGCCAGGGAAAACCTCTCTCTTCTCGGGAAGAGCTTCTTAATGCTTTTGAAATAGAGAGAAAACGCTTTGAAAATTTCTTGGAAATCCCGCTTCCTGATAAATGGGGCGGCTTTAGGTTTGTGGCAGAGACGCTCGTTTTCTGGCAGGGAAGGGAAAATAGGTTGCATGATCGCTTCTTATTCGTTAAAGAAAAAGAACAATGGAAAGCCACCCGCATTGCTCCTTAAACTCTTAAAATAAGAACCTTAATGATTACCTTTGCGACGCATTACCAAGCCCTTGATGAAAAAGCAGAGCCATTTCGGCCCATCAACTTTAGTCTGATTCATTTGATGTTTGAGTCCGTCTCCCTTTTTCATCCTAATTGCAGAAAAGTTCTTCTTACCGATCGGAAAACTCATTTTGAAGAGGAAACTTTTGAGATCATCCGCTACCCGATAGACAATTACCCTTTACGTTATGCGGAGACAGTAGCTCAAGCGCAGTTTCTAAAATCGCACCCCGAAAATGGAAATCTTATTTTTTTAGATTTCGATATCCTTGTACAAGCTAATTTAGAGTCTGTTTTTGAAAATACGGAAGATATATTTCTTACCCTTCGCCCCTCTCCTATTATCCCCATCAACTTAGGGGTGACTTTTGTGAAACGGGGAAGCTTTCAAAAGGCTTTTAAATTTTTTAATCAAATTCTTGCAAAAATGCTTCTTCAAAATAACCGGCTCATGAACTGGGGCGGTAGCCAAAAAGCCATTTGGGGACTTTTACAGCCCTCCATCGTCCGCATGGACAAGGACAAAGATTCTATCACTCTAGACTCATTAAATATCAAATTCTTAAAAGGGGATATTTATAATTACTCTTCAGAAACAGTAGAGGAAATGGAAAAACACCATCCTGATAAGAAGATCCTACATTTTAAAGGCCACTTAAAAGAAGCCATGCCGATTTATTTTGATAAATACCTTAAAAAATAAAAAAGCTATTTAAGGTTACCCAAAAAAAGCTTTTTTAATAAATTAAACCCGTACGGCTAAGACATCACACTTCGCGCCATGCAAAACAGCGGTTGATGTAGATCCTAAAAGCATTAATGATAAGCCATGCCTTCCATGGCTTCCCACCACAATAAGGTCAGCGCCTATTTCCTGAGCCACATCCAAAATTAGGTTTTTTGGAGGCCCTATCTTTAGATGTATGTTTGCTTTATCGACATCAATTTTTTCAGCTAAACTTTCAAGGCGACCCATTAGAGAAGCCTCCAAGTCTTTTTGCCATTGGGAAACCACCGGCATTTCATAGGAATCTCCATAACCGGTTGGAATTTCGACCGCATGGACAATACTGATCGCACTATTATTCATTTTTTTTAATTCTAACGCTTTTCTTGATACCGGCTCATCATCTTCATCAATTAAATCGGCAGCAAAAAGAATGTGTTGGTAAACCATAAAAATAAGCCACGCTTTAAATAAGTTGTTTTAAGTTAATAACAAAAAGTTCTTTTTTAATGCAAAATTTCTTCTTTATCCAAAGAAAAAAAAGGATTATATAAAAACTAAACAAATTTTGAGTTTTGCATGACAGATAAGAAAAAATGGGTTTCTGGGATCGATCTCGGAGGGACCAAAACATTAATCGTGGCTAAAACAAAAGAAGGCGAAGTTTTAGATAAGCTTGTGTTTAAAACCGATGCAAAAGAAGGCCCTGAACCTGTTTTTCAACATATCGAAAAAACTCTTCTAGGTTTAACAGAAAAATTAAAAGCCCCACCCTCCGCTATTGGAATCGGCGTTGCCGGACAAATTGATAAAA includes these proteins:
- the gltX gene encoding glutamate--tRNA ligase — translated: MSENSVRVRIAPSPTGDPHVGTAYMALFNLIFARHHNGKFILRIEDTDQTRSRPEYEKNIYDSLKWCKLSWDEGPDCGGPYGPYRQSERTEIYQKYAYELLETGGAYKCFCTQEDLQEMREVLKAQGGKLGYDRRCRNLSPDEIKANEDLGKPFVIRLKVPLTGDCVYQDAIKGRISNPWADVDDQVLLKSDGFPTYHLANVVDDHLMKITHVIRGDEWMSSTPKHILLYEHFGWKAPEFMHMPLLLGIDGKKLSKRKNPTSIFFYRDSGFLPEAFMNFLTLMGYSMPGDREIYSLDEIIKEFDKNRIGVSGAVFDISKLEWLNQQYLIKNIPEEDLWKRIQEWSFNETFMKKLMPLIHTRIKTFSEFMELCDFFFVSHLKLSPDLFTIREGNSELSAALLQAMIWKLDELENWGSAGVNQASHFLAEKFQVHHKKSMMKLLYGAVMGKPQGPPLFDSSEILGKDRLRARLLKAIEFLGGISNKKMALLKKCWDQNNLEPFLSDVKSAK
- a CDS encoding mechanosensitive ion channel family protein, whose protein sequence is MSTLIAIKYAILVLVLVLTLFFIRGFTKNLRRRADSRPGIFLKSFSLALDKMAPISILLLCLSIFLDDLRSTYPQFFSFAPLSFTSITALILLGFFFQKFKKNALSLFFTKSRKGQTSYPITRVDTLSKLISIGFYFVLALFLLDAFGYSANTLLTIGGVGAAFIGFAIKDFAANFFGGIVIYLTQPFGVGDQIIIKQKEVKGEVQEIGWYLTLVIDEEKQPLHIPNSLFSNSIVVTPSRRSHRLIKEVLYIPHSYFGITYSLIEEINSLLKTFDKIDPNLRHEAFFSGCEPTSCKIEIMAYTEVASLQEYHSIKQHLLKATFDIIEKQGAKLSEPTLKVSFDSPINFNK
- a CDS encoding DedA family protein; this encodes MFNELISNLSFWLPYIPYIFFALLLLAGINIPISEDIILLTGGMIANRYMPEQTYWLYGWLFAGCLISGWEAYGIGRYFGPKLFDYRFSKHIVTPLRVESLGRLFHRFGIFTFLIGRFIPGGVRNALFMSSGLCRMPFSLFLIRDGVACLLSTSVTFSLGYIFAGNYEAIISFFKTYNNIVILTILFLIIAFVLYRFIKKKNHQISK
- a CDS encoding CDP-alcohol phosphatidyltransferase family protein, which codes for MLTIPNLISLLRLPLAILFVFSGSFFRAVVLILAAFSDFLDGFIARRYSTTSRYGTLIDPVMDKLFVIIVLATLIQESSLEPWEIASLLCRDISVFIFGIYLILTGKLESYRLRSIWSGKVTTALQFVVLFLMTLGITPSPFVFSIFILLGLAALFELYLTSRFEMRQDEIS
- a CDS encoding Npt1/Npt2 family nucleotide transporter, with protein sequence MNQSVDREFSKLRSFIWPIYRHELRMLLPMVFILFFVCFNYSILRSLKDSIVITASGAEVIPFIKLWVMLPAAIISTLVFTKLSNRFSQEKVFYIIISVFSCGYLLFAFVLYPLRETLHPHGLADTLQGILPAGFKGLVSMLCHWTFTLFYVLCELWTTIVMSVLFWGFANEVTKIQVARRFYSVFSIFSNLAAIAAGQAANFVSLGDEFNPSIPFGSSSWEQTMMVLVLVITVTSIAIMAMFRWMNKNVLNDPSFDEFHKSKLELKKSKRKSSIKDSFSYLSNSKYLICIAVLVVAYNLTINLAEVVWKDRLRAQFKSPTEVNQFLNNLTSIMGIVSTMVSIFMAQIIARFGWTKTALITPVMMLITCGGFFTFMIFQEHLADYAVLMTGLTPLAIAVYFGAAQNCLSKAMKYSVFDATKEITFIPLSHESKLKGKAAIDGIGSRLGKSGGSLLHQGLLLVFGSLSSSAPYVAVIIMGSITGWIVAVKALGRMFAEKVSGEKTDLISEGAKEEKPPAVANA
- a CDS encoding Npt1/Npt2 family nucleotide transporter; this encodes MKATETAQEFGKWRSFLWPIHNYELRKLIPLLAIFFLITFDYNVLRTMKDAVVVTAKSSGAEVIPFIKVWVMFPASILITFLFTRLSNKMKLEYVFYIMMSLFLAYYFIFTFIIYPAKDSLHPNQTADQLQAILPLGLKGFIAMYRNWTCTTFYVMSELWSNIILSMLFWGFANQVTRLGEAARFYGLFGVGANFSGVVAGYASVIICSQEYNPNLPFGKDAWEQSMMILVGLVILSGILAMLLFRWFNKQVLTDPLFAEPGMLGQDVKVRGKISMRASIRYLWNSSYLVYIALIVIAYNIVINFVEVLWKHEVHALFPDPKDYNLYMNHVSTIIGAIATFTALFISGNSIRKLGWSFTALLTPVILFISSIGFFGSFFLKEFSPATLIGMGFSPLALVVFFGSMQNILSRGAKYTVFDATREMAFVPLSAESKIKGKAVVDGLCSRLGKSGGSVIYQTLLILFSTITASAPIVSVFLFIVIAIWGGATYLLGKEFALLTGSGERGALKQPKEQTA
- a CDS encoding phosphoglycerate kinase, whose amino-acid sequence is MDGILNLEDVNVRGKKVVMRVDFNVPLDDSGNILDDTRIQETLPSIEHVLNEGGSLILLSHMGRPKGKDSKLSLKPCAKDLEKLIKRKVRFIDDCVSDEALNAAKNLKPKEVLLLENLRFHEGEEKPEKDPGFAKKLAELGDIYVNDAFGSSHRPHASIVPLAGLYKKKAAGFLLEKEVSFLEKALKNPERPYLALIGGAKVSSKLGVIKSLLSHVDGIIIGGGMAYTFLKAYGVKIGSSICEEDLLEEARRTLEEAKAKNVPIYLPEDSIIVDHLSNDAQKKVAPNSVGIPDGMMGVDIGPKTIQHFTSLISRAKTIFWNGPFGIFEIASFSLGTFEIAKAVIESAKLSIVGGGDTIAAINSFKLGSKITHMSTGGGASLEFIEKGTLPGLEALKK
- the pdxH gene encoding pyridoxamine 5'-phosphate oxidase — protein: MKYEVQRKEYTKRTLDQNELGEDPLKALSSWLQEAFDLSLLEPNAAVLATANKLGRPTSRSILIKEIDDEALFFYTNLESRKASDLKENPYASLTFLWKELERQVTLEGKVFLLSREESFSYFKTRPRESQLAAWASCQGKPLSSREELLNAFEIERKRFENFLEIPLPDKWGGFRFVAETLVFWQGRENRLHDRFLFVKEKEQWKATRIAP
- a CDS encoding universal stress protein translates to MVYQHILFAADLIDEDDEPVSRKALELKKMNNSAISIVHAVEIPTGYGDSYEMPVVSQWQKDLEASLMGRLESLAEKIDVDKANIHLKIGPPKNLILDVAQEIGADLIVVGSHGRHGLSLMLLGSTSTAVLHGAKCDVLAVRV